Proteins encoded by one window of Candidatus Sumerlaea chitinivorans:
- a CDS encoding Amino acid ABC transporter binding protein and permease protein gives MLVFSLIVQFAYAQAATTEKIDFWDLVGKFAPRFWEGTCLTILISVLSMLLATTTGLGLALVRLYAPRPLAAIAVAYIEFIRGTPLLIQLFFIYYGLPQIPYLGIELPALPAAILGVGLNYAAYEAEIYRSGIMAIPRSQVEAALALGLTRAQAVRYVVLPQALRLVIPPVTNDFVALFKDTSIVSILAISELTMTFRSASMATGRHFGFAVVTALIYFLLSFPLARLARKLEKRIHPHHDFGAKAY, from the coding sequence GTGCTCGTTTTTTCCCTTATTGTTCAATTTGCCTATGCACAGGCGGCTACCACTGAGAAAATCGACTTCTGGGATCTTGTCGGTAAATTCGCACCGCGTTTTTGGGAGGGCACGTGCCTAACAATCCTCATTAGTGTCCTGTCCATGCTCTTGGCAACGACTACTGGCTTAGGTCTTGCCCTCGTGCGGCTTTACGCACCCCGCCCCCTCGCTGCTATCGCGGTTGCGTACATCGAGTTTATCCGAGGCACCCCCCTCTTGATCCAGCTCTTTTTCATTTATTATGGTTTGCCACAGATCCCGTACCTTGGCATTGAGCTTCCCGCCCTTCCTGCTGCCATATTGGGTGTCGGGCTGAATTACGCGGCCTACGAAGCGGAGATTTACCGCAGCGGGATCATGGCAATTCCTCGATCTCAGGTGGAAGCAGCTCTCGCCTTGGGACTCACGCGTGCTCAGGCTGTGCGTTACGTGGTCCTTCCTCAGGCGCTTCGACTCGTGATTCCACCGGTGACCAACGACTTTGTCGCACTGTTTAAGGACACCTCCATCGTTTCGATCTTAGCGATTTCCGAACTCACGATGACTTTCCGTTCCGCCTCCATGGCGACCGGACGACACTTTGGTTTTGCGGTTGTCACCGCTCTCATTTACTTTTTGCTTTCGTTCCCTCTTGCGCGACTTGCCAGAAAACTGGAGAAGCGGATCCACCCCCACCATGATTTCGGTGCAAAAGCTTACTAA
- a CDS encoding Two-component response regulator: protein MKEGCPKILIADDVPEVRQLLRLVLEPYYDVIAARNGEEAWELFNAEKPDLVICDVVMPRIDGVELCRRIKWQSFAPETPVIIVTAVTKDRELPDNFWKQFAGSDGFITKPFSPVQVLAMVRKLLADGCEAPEHDPTESHESRGGYEIEGR from the coding sequence GTGAAAGAGGGATGCCCGAAAATTCTGATTGCCGACGACGTCCCGGAGGTTCGTCAGCTTCTGCGGCTCGTGCTGGAGCCATACTACGACGTGATTGCCGCCAGAAATGGCGAAGAGGCATGGGAACTCTTCAATGCTGAAAAACCGGATTTGGTCATTTGCGATGTGGTGATGCCGCGGATTGATGGGGTTGAGTTGTGCCGCCGCATCAAGTGGCAGTCGTTTGCTCCGGAAACGCCCGTTATTATTGTCACGGCAGTTACAAAAGACCGCGAACTACCGGACAACTTCTGGAAGCAGTTTGCAGGGAGCGACGGATTTATCACAAAGCCATTTTCTCCCGTGCAGGTGCTTGCAATGGTGAGAAAGCTACTCGCGGACGGATGCGAGGCGCCAGAGCATGATCCGACTGAGTCCCACGAGTCCAGAGGTGGATACGAGATCGAAGGTCGATGA
- a CDS encoding Amino acid ABC transporter binding protein and permease protein, translating to MAPSKVFLAIPAVDILDEGNNVALLMTMRSYKFILLWAISVFLLFAVGCQRQARVRDWEEIRASGVIRWGSDEAGGAPFEFRNPQNTEERIGFEVEIADELARRLGVKLEFVQVDWAMLLSALERGDCDFVMSGIEITEDRKQVVDFCNPYYVYSQQLVVRADDTQTSSLQDLVGKRVGTLNNTAAERILKATPGIEVVSYDDNVRPYDDLAIGRLDGVLLDYPIALYYAKPNPKLRFAGEPFGDGFYGIAVSKSSPKLRDELDRVLAEMRRDGTLERILKKWGLWNDKQRTLFGEVEKK from the coding sequence GTGGCCCCATCCAAGGTTTTTTTAGCAATTCCAGCGGTTGACATTCTTGACGAAGGGAATAACGTCGCTCTGCTCATGACAATGCGTAGCTACAAATTCATTCTACTGTGGGCGATTAGCGTGTTCCTCCTTTTTGCCGTGGGCTGTCAGCGCCAGGCCCGCGTGCGCGATTGGGAGGAGATTCGCGCATCAGGGGTCATCCGCTGGGGCAGCGACGAAGCAGGCGGTGCTCCGTTTGAATTCAGAAATCCTCAAAACACCGAGGAACGAATTGGGTTTGAAGTGGAGATCGCCGATGAACTTGCGCGACGTTTGGGGGTCAAGCTTGAGTTTGTTCAAGTGGATTGGGCAATGCTTCTCTCCGCTCTCGAGCGGGGCGATTGTGATTTTGTGATGTCCGGAATTGAGATTACCGAGGACCGCAAGCAAGTCGTAGATTTTTGCAACCCCTACTACGTTTATTCGCAGCAGTTGGTGGTGCGTGCGGACGATACACAAACCAGTTCGCTGCAGGACCTTGTGGGCAAGCGTGTCGGCACGCTCAACAATACAGCAGCCGAGCGGATTCTCAAAGCCACTCCCGGCATCGAGGTCGTCAGCTACGACGACAACGTTCGCCCATACGATGACCTTGCAATTGGACGACTCGATGGCGTGCTCTTGGACTATCCCATCGCTCTCTACTACGCAAAACCAAATCCTAAGCTACGATTTGCTGGCGAGCCCTTTGGCGATGGATTCTACGGGATTGCGGTCAGCAAGAGTTCCCCAAAATTGCGAGATGAGCTCGATCGAGTGTTAGCAGAAATGCGACGCGACGGGACGCTGGAGCGTATCCTCAAGAAATGGGGTTTATGGAACGACAAGCAACGAACCTTGTTCGGGGAGGTGGAAAAAAAGTAA
- a CDS encoding ATP-dependent DNA helicase UvrD/PcrA: MPDPILDNLNPEQLEAVTAPDGPLLIVAGAGSGKTRVITRRIAYLLRDRHYQPWQIFAATFTNKAAEEMKNRVVQLVGGRQLAHELPIATFHSLCARILRREAPALGLPNNFIICDERDQLSAVKHVMRELGIKDTEVKPSYAQEIINRCKLNMLEPEEVGQVIESRHEQTLAAIYEAYQKYIRASHALDFEDLIWMTVRLFQEHPEILERYQQRYRQVLVDEYQDINATQFLLVRLLAAGHHNIAVVGDEDQTIYSWRGADIAHLLEFEKYFPERRIIHLEQNYRSKANILRAASTLIANNRLRFNKTLRTEAPPGPPVVVLSAETEYGEAEAVAHLVAALHRHASFQYKDIAIFYRIAALSRVYEEKLRELNIPHRVVGGVRFYDRAEIKDMLAYLQVVQNPANTIALLRIINCPKRGIGDKSLERLLDEARRRGVPLYEVLREVATSGQLVSGTAATGIQRFVQSIETWREFAHNHSILELYEKIRRESEYDASLGDPAQLEVRSRLEHLDELANAITQFELSQPKATLADYLENVSLVNPTDDLRDTQNAVAMMTLHMAKGLEFRVVFIVGCSEGLLPYRRSQEEGRTEEERRLMYVGMTRARDFLVLCHCDSRAVYGERQFSPASLFLSELPTSGVLHVRAEQASFRELALLANSDGSSGEIATQGELEEAPTSSPRSQGLLGRRVRHALLGEGEIIGIEGSGRQTTYLLRLDDGQLVRLLARHAQLEVCG, from the coding sequence ATGCCAGATCCTATTCTCGACAATTTAAATCCTGAGCAGCTTGAAGCTGTGACCGCTCCGGATGGGCCACTGCTAATTGTCGCTGGAGCAGGTAGCGGCAAAACGCGTGTCATAACTCGGCGAATCGCATACCTGCTGCGGGACCGTCACTATCAACCATGGCAAATCTTCGCGGCAACGTTTACCAACAAAGCTGCGGAGGAGATGAAAAACCGCGTCGTGCAGCTCGTTGGTGGTAGGCAGCTCGCGCACGAGCTTCCCATCGCAACGTTTCACTCGCTGTGTGCGAGGATTCTTCGCCGTGAGGCCCCGGCCCTTGGGCTCCCTAATAATTTCATCATCTGCGACGAGCGCGATCAATTGTCGGCGGTCAAACATGTCATGCGTGAACTTGGGATCAAGGACACAGAGGTGAAGCCGAGCTACGCGCAAGAAATCATCAACCGGTGTAAACTCAACATGCTTGAGCCCGAGGAGGTGGGCCAAGTCATTGAATCACGTCACGAGCAGACACTGGCGGCAATTTACGAAGCCTACCAAAAGTACATCCGAGCGAGCCACGCACTGGACTTTGAAGACTTGATCTGGATGACGGTGCGTTTGTTTCAGGAGCACCCTGAGATTCTCGAGCGCTATCAGCAGCGCTATCGTCAGGTGCTCGTGGACGAATATCAGGACATCAACGCGACCCAGTTTCTCTTGGTGCGCCTACTTGCGGCCGGCCATCACAACATTGCGGTCGTCGGTGACGAGGATCAGACCATCTACTCATGGCGCGGTGCGGACATCGCGCATCTGCTGGAGTTCGAGAAATACTTCCCTGAGCGACGCATCATCCATCTGGAGCAGAATTATCGCTCCAAGGCGAACATTCTAAGAGCGGCCAGCACGCTGATCGCCAACAACCGCCTACGCTTCAATAAGACGCTCCGGACAGAAGCCCCGCCGGGCCCGCCAGTAGTCGTGCTCAGCGCAGAAACAGAGTATGGGGAGGCCGAAGCCGTGGCGCACCTCGTTGCAGCACTCCACCGGCATGCTAGCTTTCAATATAAGGATATCGCGATCTTTTACCGAATTGCCGCTTTGAGCCGCGTTTACGAGGAGAAACTGCGGGAGCTCAATATCCCCCATCGGGTGGTCGGAGGCGTACGCTTTTACGACCGTGCCGAAATCAAAGACATGCTGGCGTATTTGCAGGTAGTGCAGAACCCCGCGAACACCATTGCGCTCTTGCGGATCATCAATTGCCCCAAACGGGGAATTGGGGACAAGTCGCTGGAAAGACTTCTCGACGAAGCCCGTCGTCGCGGCGTCCCCCTGTACGAGGTTCTGCGCGAGGTGGCCACGTCGGGGCAGTTGGTCTCGGGAACAGCTGCCACAGGCATCCAGCGTTTTGTGCAATCTATTGAAACATGGCGTGAGTTTGCACACAACCACTCGATTCTTGAACTCTACGAAAAGATCCGCCGAGAAAGCGAATACGATGCCTCGCTTGGCGATCCGGCGCAGCTTGAAGTGCGAAGTCGCCTCGAGCACCTTGACGAGTTGGCGAACGCAATCACGCAATTTGAGCTGTCGCAACCGAAGGCGACCCTTGCAGACTATCTGGAAAACGTCAGCTTGGTGAATCCCACCGATGATTTGCGCGACACCCAAAATGCAGTAGCCATGATGACGCTCCACATGGCCAAGGGGCTTGAATTCCGGGTAGTGTTCATCGTTGGATGCTCGGAGGGATTACTCCCCTATCGGCGGAGTCAGGAGGAGGGACGGACGGAAGAAGAGCGACGCCTTATGTACGTCGGCATGACACGTGCGCGTGATTTCCTCGTACTCTGCCACTGTGATTCGCGGGCGGTGTACGGAGAACGACAATTTTCCCCCGCATCGTTGTTTCTTAGCGAGCTCCCTACCAGCGGGGTTCTCCATGTGCGCGCTGAACAGGCCTCGTTCCGCGAGCTCGCTCTGCTTGCTAATTCCGACGGCTCCTCGGGTGAGATCGCAACCCAAGGGGAGTTAGAAGAAGCGCCAACAAGTTCCCCACGCTCGCAAGGCCTGTTAGGCCGCCGCGTGAGACATGCCCTCTTGGGAGAAGGCGAAATCATTGGAATCGAGGGATCAGGAAGGCAGACGACATACCTGCTGCGCCTTGACGATGGCCAACTCGTGCGGCTCCTCGCCCGCCACGCTCAACTGGAGGTCTGCGGGTGA
- a CDS encoding Glutamine transport ATP-binding protein GlnQ produces the protein MISVQKLTKKFGDHLVLDEVSLEVNRGETVVLLGPSGSGKTTLLRCIVGLEPFDDGQIEVDGIEVRPGMTPSELAHRFHEIRLRCGFLFQQLHLFPHLTVLENLTLAPIHVKKLQPSEAAELAEHLLEKLGLHGKARMHPNKLSGGEQQRVAIARALAMEPNYLLYDEPTSSLDPDRARDIWQIMSQLAAQGQAQLVVTHQRELTQAIPCRVVRIEHGRLSAA, from the coding sequence ATGATTTCGGTGCAAAAGCTTACTAAAAAATTCGGCGATCACTTGGTGCTCGACGAGGTCTCGTTGGAGGTCAATCGCGGTGAGACGGTGGTGCTTTTGGGCCCGTCTGGGAGTGGAAAAACCACTCTCCTGCGTTGCATCGTCGGGCTGGAACCATTCGATGATGGCCAGATCGAGGTGGATGGAATCGAAGTTCGTCCCGGCATGACCCCATCCGAGCTGGCACACCGTTTCCACGAGATACGCCTACGGTGTGGGTTTCTTTTTCAGCAGTTACACCTGTTTCCGCATCTCACGGTTTTGGAAAATCTTACCTTAGCTCCGATTCACGTGAAGAAACTCCAGCCCTCGGAAGCTGCCGAGCTGGCGGAACATCTTTTGGAGAAACTGGGGTTGCATGGAAAAGCTCGCATGCATCCCAACAAATTGTCTGGCGGAGAGCAGCAGCGAGTGGCGATCGCACGCGCCTTAGCCATGGAGCCTAACTATTTGCTCTACGATGAGCCAACGTCGTCGCTCGACCCCGACCGTGCCCGCGACATCTGGCAAATCATGTCGCAGCTTGCGGCCCAAGGCCAAGCGCAGTTGGTCGTCACTCACCAACGCGAGCTCACGCAGGCCATCCCCTGCCGCGTTGTTCGAATTGAGCACGGCCGATTAAGTGCTGCTTAA
- a CDS encoding Oligosaccharide repeat unit polymerase Wzy — MWKERIERLLWLLVMALVAGTALVYPLRLPDFYLGKLDLMGIRGGVLGKIYLEQLRPELAFNHSPLVYKETVAAAISLAIIAFYSVYIAITIGLHRQDTHFDRPTSWREAVRSYISHPGVAGGLFLVFAAAGVLLVSPTVHYSLRTLFLVAMGVVVFSVVVALRPNVHRVWECVCLVIVVGAIVAFVSFLQHVGLAWWFLPNFEDPRNRVGSLIGHNTGLSSFLLFPLGFALPVVFLARRWLYRLAAALTVVLILFVIVAAQSRAIWILGALMVAGEGTWIARLHGYRLRLVHGLAGVLAAILMVALVQSVAPTVNPLARHAVPLTERIRRDFRPAQLLKETRLRIFVVSLPLIAKSPLWGHGLGSFQYVYPPAHGAYFLKHPDSVLGTTAKRTDLAHNDYLQLVVECGFVGFALAGWAVWLIARRIRTHYRASIPKREKMLLGGMVWPLGAVMVHAFFDFPFHVAPIGFLAVVTAGVAYAFPRENGQTEQLQTNDSPTSIQPRIGLRWNRVGALVAVAATWLLVPLGYEFFLRDFVADILTSDASKWAMTARQLPPSESAAKYAAATRARDLARKATKLSPLNGEALEALSHAFSLLGQFDYLQWRALQAAGQTKEAENARLSAFRNYGSAINHATNLVEKGELRYHYIFYLIGQAYHMLWRLQPDVYNYLLSAKRALEGAISLNNADVASLFELAEVYNHLNPPDNERAAAMRRRIFEVDPDFGESQYLVPLLEMAMRGNFASAWKALGLLNEAVGDHWSVRLTKARLYLMEALWPPPELDVQTTSPQRREWFQTRYRLGRPIIEALLQEKPRAEIVQRAAMLYFAAGEETTRALAIADRLLPIVGRDPELDVLRYELARRAGQKRALLYVQEGSAEFWYYRQRLRLLVFGETALGAGQLGNLARERKIQLRLDEGLRAAAYLQAARQWDYVATITWNLLRQHPNDPDVSRYRARALQELEKAKQ, encoded by the coding sequence ATGTGGAAGGAAAGAATAGAACGGTTGCTGTGGCTGCTTGTCATGGCATTGGTTGCCGGCACAGCTCTTGTGTATCCGTTGCGCCTTCCGGATTTCTATCTTGGGAAACTCGATCTCATGGGGATTCGAGGGGGAGTACTCGGGAAGATCTATCTTGAGCAGCTCCGCCCCGAACTTGCGTTCAATCATTCACCGTTGGTGTACAAGGAGACGGTGGCAGCCGCCATCTCTTTGGCTATCATCGCATTTTACTCTGTGTACATTGCCATAACAATAGGACTACATAGGCAAGACACTCATTTCGACAGACCAACTTCTTGGCGAGAGGCGGTACGCAGCTACATATCCCATCCCGGCGTCGCCGGTGGCCTCTTCCTTGTCTTTGCGGCGGCTGGCGTCCTGTTGGTTTCGCCGACTGTGCACTATTCGCTTCGGACGCTGTTCCTTGTCGCAATGGGGGTGGTCGTCTTTTCTGTCGTCGTTGCCCTCCGACCTAATGTTCATCGCGTCTGGGAATGTGTGTGCTTGGTTATTGTGGTTGGCGCGATCGTAGCCTTCGTGTCTTTCCTGCAGCACGTCGGGTTGGCTTGGTGGTTCCTTCCAAATTTCGAAGATCCACGTAATCGGGTTGGCTCGCTGATCGGGCACAACACTGGCCTTTCTTCGTTTCTGTTATTTCCTCTCGGCTTTGCTTTACCAGTGGTATTTCTTGCGCGACGCTGGCTTTATCGCCTTGCAGCCGCGTTAACGGTCGTTCTTATCCTTTTTGTGATCGTTGCTGCCCAAAGTCGGGCAATTTGGATTCTGGGTGCCCTCATGGTGGCGGGGGAGGGGACTTGGATCGCCCGACTTCATGGTTACCGGTTGCGTCTCGTGCACGGCCTCGCGGGAGTTCTTGCCGCCATCCTGATGGTGGCATTGGTTCAGAGCGTTGCCCCAACGGTCAACCCGCTTGCGCGCCATGCTGTGCCCCTCACCGAGCGCATACGGAGGGATTTTCGCCCTGCGCAGCTCCTGAAGGAGACACGGCTGCGGATTTTTGTGGTTTCGTTGCCGCTAATTGCAAAAAGCCCACTCTGGGGCCATGGACTTGGCTCCTTCCAATATGTGTATCCCCCAGCCCATGGGGCATACTTTCTTAAGCATCCGGACTCTGTGTTGGGGACAACGGCGAAGCGCACGGACCTTGCGCACAACGATTACCTGCAACTTGTGGTCGAGTGTGGTTTCGTAGGGTTTGCGTTAGCGGGTTGGGCGGTTTGGCTTATCGCACGACGCATCCGCACACATTACCGAGCTTCCATTCCGAAGCGAGAAAAAATGCTTTTAGGTGGCATGGTGTGGCCTCTAGGGGCGGTCATGGTCCACGCATTTTTCGATTTTCCCTTTCATGTGGCACCGATTGGTTTCCTCGCAGTTGTGACGGCAGGAGTAGCGTATGCGTTTCCGCGCGAGAATGGGCAGACAGAGCAGCTGCAAACGAATGATTCTCCTACGAGCATTCAGCCTCGGATTGGCTTGCGCTGGAATCGGGTGGGGGCGCTCGTTGCAGTTGCGGCCACGTGGCTACTCGTCCCTCTCGGATACGAGTTCTTTCTTCGCGATTTTGTCGCGGACATCCTGACCAGCGATGCATCGAAGTGGGCCATGACGGCGCGCCAGCTCCCACCCTCCGAAAGTGCAGCAAAATACGCGGCCGCAACTCGTGCGCGCGACCTCGCCCGCAAAGCTACAAAGCTCAGTCCACTCAACGGAGAGGCTCTGGAAGCACTCAGCCATGCGTTCAGTCTGCTCGGGCAGTTCGATTACCTCCAGTGGCGAGCTCTCCAAGCCGCGGGACAAACCAAAGAAGCTGAGAACGCGCGACTCTCCGCGTTCCGCAATTATGGCTCTGCCATCAATCACGCAACGAATCTCGTCGAAAAGGGCGAGCTCCGTTACCACTATATCTTTTATCTCATTGGGCAAGCCTATCACATGCTTTGGAGACTCCAGCCTGATGTGTATAACTACCTCTTGTCGGCCAAACGTGCCCTTGAGGGGGCGATTTCTCTAAACAACGCGGACGTTGCGTCGCTCTTCGAGCTCGCGGAAGTGTACAATCACCTCAACCCTCCGGACAATGAACGTGCTGCAGCGATGCGACGTCGCATTTTCGAGGTGGACCCAGACTTTGGCGAATCCCAGTACTTGGTTCCGCTTCTTGAAATGGCAATGCGTGGCAATTTTGCCTCCGCATGGAAGGCGTTGGGGTTACTTAACGAAGCGGTGGGGGACCATTGGAGTGTGCGCCTCACGAAAGCCCGACTTTACCTGATGGAGGCCTTGTGGCCACCCCCCGAGCTTGATGTGCAAACCACTTCCCCGCAGCGACGCGAGTGGTTCCAGACTCGATACCGCTTAGGGAGACCAATCATCGAAGCTCTACTACAAGAAAAGCCCCGTGCGGAAATCGTGCAAAGAGCCGCAATGCTGTACTTCGCGGCCGGCGAGGAAACCACACGGGCCTTGGCAATTGCAGATCGCCTACTGCCCATTGTTGGGCGTGACCCAGAGCTCGATGTTTTGCGCTACGAACTTGCGCGGCGTGCTGGTCAGAAGCGTGCACTGCTCTATGTCCAGGAGGGTAGCGCCGAGTTTTGGTATTATCGCCAACGTCTGCGACTTCTTGTGTTTGGGGAAACCGCACTGGGCGCCGGACAGCTTGGCAATTTAGCTCGCGAACGCAAAATCCAACTCCGATTGGATGAGGGGCTGCGGGCTGCTGCGTATTTGCAGGCAGCTCGGCAGTGGGATTACGTTGCAACGATTACGTGGAATTTGCTTCGACAGCATCCCAACGATCCTGATGTGTCGCGTTACCGAGCGCGTGCCCTGCAAGAGCTTGAGAAAGCAAAACAGTGA